In the Rhodoferax fermentans genome, GCCTGTTTGACGTGCAGGTCAAACGTATCCACGAGTACAAACGCCAGTTGCTCAATGTGCTGCACGTGGTGACCCGCTACCAGGCCATTCTGGCCAACCCGGATGCACCCTGGGTGCCGCGCACCGTGATTTTTGCGGGCAAAGCCGCATCGAGTTATGTGGCGGCCAAATCCATCATCCGACTGATCCACGATGTGGGCTTGACCGTCAACAATGACGAACGTATCGGCGACAAACTCAAGGTGGTGTTTATCCCGAACTACGGCGTATCGGTGGCAGAGATCATCATGCCGGGCGCTGATTTGTCCGAGCAGATTTCAACAGCAGGCACCGAGGCCTCGGGCACCGGCAACATGAAGCTGGCACTCAATGGCGCACTGACGATTGGCACCGACGATGGCGCCAACATCGAGATCCGCCAGAACGTGGGGGATGACAACATTTTCATCTTCGGCCTCAAAACGCCGGAGGTGCGTGATCTGCGTGTGACCGGTTATCACCCGCTGAATTATTACGAGGGCAACCCGACACTCAAGGCGGTGCTCAACGCCATTGGTGAAGGGGAGTTTTCGCCCGATGAGCCGGGCCGTTACAGCGCCCTGATCAACTCGCTGGTGTGGGGTGGTGACCATTACCTGCTGCTGGCAGACTATGCGTCCTATGTTGCGACACAGCAACAGGTTGATGGTGTTTACCGCCAACCTGAGCTGTGGAGCCAACGTGCGATTGCCAATGTGGCGGGCATGGGTGTTTTCTCGTCGGACCGCACAATTGGGGAGTATGCTCGCCAAATCTGGCGCGTGACACCAGCCCCCTATTGATCGGGCTGGTGCATCAGAAAGCCAGGCAGCTTGCTGTCTCACGAAAGATTTTTTTATGTTGTCATCCCACGATATCGACCGGGTTTGTCGAGGCAGCCACAGCGACCCTTTCGCCATCTTGGGGCCACACCGCAGCAAAGGGGGCAAGACTTCGGTGCGCTGCTTCCTGCCGTCAGCCAACTCGGTGACCGTGCTCAGCCCGGATGGCGCGCCCCTGGGTGACTTGACGCAGCTACATGCCGATGGCTTTTTTGAAGGCCTGATCAACGCCCGGCGCGACACCCCCTACCAGTTGCAGGTGCAGTGGGCCAGCGGCCTGAGCAGTCGGCTGGAAGACCCCTACCGCTTTCCGTTGGTGCTGGGCGAGATGGATGTCTGGCTGCTGAGTGAAGGCACGCATTTGCGGCCCTTTGAGGTGTTGGGCGCACAGGCCTGCACCATGGAAGGTATCTCTGGCACCCGTTTTGCCGTCTGGGCACCCAACGCATCCCGCGTGAGTGTGGTGGGAGATTTCAATTTCTGGGATGGACGGCGCCACCCGATGCGTTTGCGCCGCGAATGTGGTGTCTGGGAGCTGTTCCTACCCGAGGTGAGCGTTGGTGCCTTGTACAAGTACGAGGTACGCGACCAGCACGGACAAGTATTGCCCGCACGTGCCGACCCGTATGCCCTGCAGTCGGAGTTGCGCCCGGCGACGGCCAGTGTGGTCGGCCAATTACCGGAGATGGTGAGCCCATCCCCGGCACGCAAAGTCGCCAACGCGCTGGATGCGCCGGTGAGTATTTACGAGGTGCATCTGGGCTCGTGGCGACGCGTCACCGAAGATGGCAACCGCTGGCTCAACTGGGATGAACTCGCGGACACCTTGGTGCCTTATGCCAAAGACATGGGCTTCACCCACCTGGAGCTGTTGCCCGTCAGCGAGCACCCGTTTGATGGCTCCTGGGGTTACCAGCCGATCGGGTTGTACGCCCCCACCGCCCGTTTTGGCGATGCGGCGGGTTTTGGCCGACTGGTGGCCCGCTGCCATGAGGCAGGCATCGGCCTGATCCTGGACTGGGTTCCGGCCCACTTCCCGACCGACGCCCATGGCCTGGCCAACTTTGATGGCACCCATTTGTACGAGTACGCCGACCCGCGTGAAGGCTTCCACAACGACTGGAACACCCTGATCTACAACCTGGGTCGCACCGAGGTGCGCAACTTCCTGGTTGGCAATGCCTTGTACTGGCTGGAGCGTTTTGGCGTGGATGGTTTGCGCGTGGACGCCGTGGCTTCCATGTTGTACCGCGACTACAGCCGCCAGGACGGTCAGTGGATTCCCAACATCTACGGAGGCCGCGAAAACCTGGAAGCCATTTCTTTCCTGAAACGCATGAACGAGGTGGTGGGTGTAGAGCGCGAACAGGCCATCACCTTGGCCGAAGAGTCCACCGCCTACCCAGCCGTGTCACGCCCGACCTTTGCGGGTGGCCTGGGCTTCCATTACAAGTGGAACATGGGCTGGATGCACGACAGTCTGGCGTATATGGCGCGTGATCCCATCTACCGACAGCACCACCAGGGTGAGATGACCTTCAGTCTGGTCTATGCGTTCAACGAAAACTTCGTTTTGCCGATCTCGCACGACGAAGTGGTGCACGGCAAGGGCTCCCTGCTGAACAAGATGCCGGGAGACCGCTGGCAACAGTTTGCCAACGTACGCGCGTTCCTCGGCTACATGTTTGGCCACCCCGGCAAAAAGCTGTTGTTCATGGGTTGTGAGTTTGCGCAAGAACGCGAGTGGAACCATGACCAGAGCCTGGACTGGCATCTGCTGGACAACCCACAGCACGCTGGCGTGCAGTGTTTGATGCGCGACCTCAACCACCTCTATCGCGCCACACCAGCGCTCTACCAGCAAGACTTTGTGCCTGCCGGCTTCGAGTGGATCGACCACGCTGACAACCAGCGCTCACTGCTGAGCTTCGTTCGCTGGGCTGCCGATCAAGCCAGTTTTGTGGTGGTGCTGTGCAACTTCACCCCCAACGTCTGGACCGACTACCGGCTGGGCGTACCCCGCCCGGGCTGTTACCAGGAGTTGCTGAACACCGACTGGGCGGCCTACGGTGGCAGCAATGTCTGCGCGCTGGCCACGGGCAACCTGACAGACCCCATTGCCTGGCACGGCAAATTGAACTCCATCACATTGACCATTCCCCCTCTGTCTACGGTGTTCCTGAAATGGACCGCTTAAATACCTCGGCCACACAACTGGGGCAAGCCTGGCCGCTGGGCGCCCACTTTGACGGGAAGGGCATCAACTTTGCCGTGTTCTCCACACATGCCCAAGCGATCGACTTGTGCCTGTTCGACAACCACGGCACCCAGGAGCTGGCCCGACTACGCTTGCGCGGCCGCACCGGTGATATCTGGCACGCCTATCTGCCCAACGCCCAGCCAGGACTGGTCTTTGGTTTGCGGGCCTCGGGCCCCTGGCGACCCGACCGTGGTCACCGCTTCGATGCGTCGAAACTGCTGCTTGATCCTTATGCACGGGAGATTGTGGGTGAGTTCATCTGGGCCGACGAACACTTTGCACCGGATCGGATGCACCCACGCCACCTGGACACCCGGGACAACGCGGCCATGGCGCTCAAGGCGCGGGTTGTGCATGACACCTTCGACTGGCGAGGTGACCGCCCGCCAACGATTCCCCTGGCCAATTCCATCATCTACGAATGCCATGTCAAGGGCTTCACCCAAACCCACCCGGAGATACCGGAGAAACTGCGTGGCACGTTTGCGGGTTTGGGGCACCCCGCCGCCGTCCAGCACCTGAAGACCCTGGGTGTCACCGCCGTCAGCCTGCTGCCCGTGCACTACCACCTCAGTGAAGAGCGCCTGATCGACATGGGCCTGAGCAATTACTGGGGCTACAACACCCTGGGTTTTTTCTGTCCGAACCCCCGCTTGGCCAGCGGGCACGACGGGCAGTCCCCGCGTGACGAGTTCCGCAGCATGGTGCGCAGTTTGCATGCGGCCGGGCTGGAGGTGATCCTTGATGTGGTCTACAACCACACTGCCGAGGCGGACCACAACGGCCCCACACTGAGTTTTCGCGGGCTGGACAATGTCAGCTATTACCGCCTGGTCCCCAACGACCTGAGCCATTACGAGAACTTCAGCGGCTGCGGCAACACCCTGGACATCCGGCAACCCCGGGTGCTTCAGCTGGTGATGGACAGCCTGCGTTATTGGGTCAGCGAGATGCACGTGGATGGCTTCCGGTTTGACCTGGCCACCGTGCTGGGGCGAACCGACAGCGGTTTTTCTGCACAGGCTGCGTTTTTTGCAGCGGTGGCCCAGGACCCCGTGCTGTGTCGCGTCAAGATGATCGCCGAGCCCTGGGACATCGGACCGGGCGGGTATCAGGTGGGCCAGTTTCCGCGTGGCTGGCTGGAATGGAATGACCATTTCCGCGACGGCATGCGGCGTTTCTGGGTGCAGAGTGTGGCCTCACCCCATGCGGCGGGCAGTGGCGGCACCCTGGGCGAATTTGCGATGCGGCTGTGTGGTTCGTCAGACTTGTACCAGGCGCGCCGACGCGAACCCGCCGAGTCAGTCAACTATGTGATTTCTCACGATGGTTTCACCCTGCTGGATTTGCTGAGTTACAACCACCGCCACAACCTGGCCAACGGTGAAAACAACCGGGATGGCCAAGGCAACAACCTCAACTTCAACTGCGGTGAGGAAGGCCCCAGCAACGACGCCCAGGTTCAGCAGCTTCGCCAGTTGCTGCAGCGCGCCCTGCTGGCGACCAACCTGCTGGCGCAAGGTACACCCATGCTGTGTGCGGGTGACGAGCTGGGCCACACCCAGGATGGCAACAACAACCCCTACTGCCAGGACAATGCCACCACCTGGATTGACTGGTCACAGATTGACACCGAGTTGCTGGCATTTACCCGGCATGTGATCAGTCTGCGACATCGCTTGCAGCCTTTCGCCAATGTCTGGTACAGCGGCATTGCCGATGCCGAGGGTATCTATGACCTGTCGTGGTGGAATGCGGACGGCAGCGTGCTGCAGGGTTCAGCCTGGCAGCTGCCTCAGCGCCGCGCCCTGGGCTGCCTGATTGGCAAACCCGGCTCTTCCGGATCACCCTTGCTTTTGCTGGTCAACAATGCGGCTCACCCCGAGCACTTTGTTCTGCCCAGGGGCCACTGGCAAGGTCTGCTCGACAGCAGTCACCCGCTGGGTTTGGCTGACTGGCAGGGCGCAGGAACCTCGGAGCTACCCGTGGCAGCACACAGCCTGCTTCTGCTTCAACAGATCATCGCGCGCAATTGACCACAGCTTGCCAGCGTGGCTGACCGACGCGGCGGCTTCAGGCGGCCAAGTCCAGCCGCTCGAATCCGACACGAGCGCTGGCCGCAGTGATGTGCGCCAGCTTCACCGAAGCCTGTGGGGCGACCCAGTCCCACGAAAAGCGCCATGTCCAGCAACCCGAGGTGGTGCCGGGCACATTCATGCGGTGTTCAGTGCCCAGTTCCAGGATATCCTGGAACTGGCACAGGGACAGACGGGCCACCGACATCGACGCAGCGCGCAGCAAGGCCCATGTCACATCGGCGCCCTCAAGGTCCAGGTAGCGTTGCACAAAAGCCCGCTCATGGTCGCTGCAACTGTCCCACCAGCCCAACACCGTGTCGTTGTCGTGTGTGCCGGTGTAGACCACCGTGTTGGGTTCGAAGTTGTGCGGTAGAAACGGGTGATGCGCATCGCCAGAGAACGCGAACTGCAATACCCGCATGCCGGGAAATCCGGTGCGTTCACGCAGCCGGACCACCGCCTCGGTGATGATGCCTAGGTCTTCCGCAATGATGGGCAAGGGGCCCAGCGCCTGAGTCAGGGCGTCAAAGAGGGCATCGCCGGGACCGTTCTGCCAACGCCCCTTGACGGCAGTCGGCTCGTCTGCCGGGATTTCCCAGTAGTCCATGAACCCCCGAAAGTGATCGATTCGGATCACATCGGCCAAAGCCAGTTGTCGCCTGACACGCTCCACCCACCAGAGGTAGCCGTCAGTCTGCATGGTTTCCCAGTTGTACAGCGGGTTGCCCCAGCGCTGGCCGGTGGACGAGAAAAAATCAGGTGGCACCCCGGCCACCACACGTGGCTGGCCACTGGCATCGAGCAAGTACAAATCAGGGCGAGCCCAACAATCTGCACCATGGTGGGCCACAAAAATCGGCAAATCGCCAACCATCAGAACACCCTTGCTGTGGGCGTAGGACTTGAGGGCTTGCCACTGGCTGTCAAACTGCCATTGCACAAAGCGCCAAAACGCCAGCTCATTGGCGAACTCCAGCCGCGCATTGGCCAGGGCCTGCGGCTCGCGTTGCGCCAAGGGCGACGGCCATTGGGGCCACAGCAGCGGCGCATGGGCTTGATCCAGCGCCATGAACAACGCGTAATCTTCCAGCCACACCTGCTGCGAAGCAATCCACTGCGCCTGCGCTTCATGGTCCTGCGGCGTCGCCCGGGCTACGAACCCGCTGAAAGCTTCGCGCAGTCTGGCCATGCGCCAGGGCAAAACTTCTGGATAGTCCACCTTCACGTCATCAAAGGTCACCTGCAGACTCTCAGCGACTAGCCAGCCGCGGTCTGCCAACGGCTCGAATGCCACCAGCATCGGGTTGCCAGCAAACACCGAACTGCCCATATAAGGCGAAAAACCCGGCCCCACAGGGCCCAAAGGCAGGGTTTGCCACAACGTCTGCCCGGCCTTGTTCAACCAGTCTACAAAATAGTACGCGTTCGGACCCAGGTCGCCTGAACCGTGCGGGCCGGGCAAGGAAGTAGGATGTAGCACCACACCGGCTCGGCGCAGATCCATCAAAGAATTTGGCATTCGCTTGTCCAAACAAAAGAAAACGGGGCTTCTGGCCCCAAACCAGAAACGCCCCTGTCACAGACCAAAAAGCTTACGCGTACAAATGCTGGTACAAAGTCACGTACTGGCGGGCAGCACTTTGCCAACCCAGATCCTGGCGCATGCCGCAGGCACGCACCTTTTTCCACTCAGTCTTGCGGGCATACAGCGCAAAGGCGCGTGCCATGGCGCGCTCCAGCGCTGGCTGGTTGAAGTCGTCAAAGACAAAACCGTTCGCCCGCCCTTCTGCCAGGTTTTCCAGAGAACAATCAACCACGGTGTCGGCCAGTCCGCCAACCCGATGCACCAAGGGCAGACTGCCGTATTTCAGACCGTACATCTGCGTCAACCCACAGGGCTCAAACTGCGAGGGCACCAGTGTGACATCGGTTGCAGCAAAAACCCGGTGGGCATAGGCCTCGTCATAACCAATACGAACCGATACCGCTTGCGGGTATTGCGCTGCCTTGGCCTTGAAAATGGATTCCAGATGCGCTTCACCTGTGCCCAGCAACACCAGTTGCCCGCCCCGCGACAACACAAAATCGAGTGCACCCAACACCAGGTGCAAGCCCTTCTGGCCG is a window encoding:
- the glgB gene encoding 1,4-alpha-glucan branching protein GlgB, which encodes MLSSHDIDRVCRGSHSDPFAILGPHRSKGGKTSVRCFLPSANSVTVLSPDGAPLGDLTQLHADGFFEGLINARRDTPYQLQVQWASGLSSRLEDPYRFPLVLGEMDVWLLSEGTHLRPFEVLGAQACTMEGISGTRFAVWAPNASRVSVVGDFNFWDGRRHPMRLRRECGVWELFLPEVSVGALYKYEVRDQHGQVLPARADPYALQSELRPATASVVGQLPEMVSPSPARKVANALDAPVSIYEVHLGSWRRVTEDGNRWLNWDELADTLVPYAKDMGFTHLELLPVSEHPFDGSWGYQPIGLYAPTARFGDAAGFGRLVARCHEAGIGLILDWVPAHFPTDAHGLANFDGTHLYEYADPREGFHNDWNTLIYNLGRTEVRNFLVGNALYWLERFGVDGLRVDAVASMLYRDYSRQDGQWIPNIYGGRENLEAISFLKRMNEVVGVEREQAITLAEESTAYPAVSRPTFAGGLGFHYKWNMGWMHDSLAYMARDPIYRQHHQGEMTFSLVYAFNENFVLPISHDEVVHGKGSLLNKMPGDRWQQFANVRAFLGYMFGHPGKKLLFMGCEFAQEREWNHDQSLDWHLLDNPQHAGVQCLMRDLNHLYRATPALYQQDFVPAGFEWIDHADNQRSLLSFVRWAADQASFVVVLCNFTPNVWTDYRLGVPRPGCYQELLNTDWAAYGGSNVCALATGNLTDPIAWHGKLNSITLTIPPLSTVFLKWTA
- the glgX gene encoding glycogen debranching protein GlgX, whose amino-acid sequence is MDRLNTSATQLGQAWPLGAHFDGKGINFAVFSTHAQAIDLCLFDNHGTQELARLRLRGRTGDIWHAYLPNAQPGLVFGLRASGPWRPDRGHRFDASKLLLDPYAREIVGEFIWADEHFAPDRMHPRHLDTRDNAAMALKARVVHDTFDWRGDRPPTIPLANSIIYECHVKGFTQTHPEIPEKLRGTFAGLGHPAAVQHLKTLGVTAVSLLPVHYHLSEERLIDMGLSNYWGYNTLGFFCPNPRLASGHDGQSPRDEFRSMVRSLHAAGLEVILDVVYNHTAEADHNGPTLSFRGLDNVSYYRLVPNDLSHYENFSGCGNTLDIRQPRVLQLVMDSLRYWVSEMHVDGFRFDLATVLGRTDSGFSAQAAFFAAVAQDPVLCRVKMIAEPWDIGPGGYQVGQFPRGWLEWNDHFRDGMRRFWVQSVASPHAAGSGGTLGEFAMRLCGSSDLYQARRREPAESVNYVISHDGFTLLDLLSYNHRHNLANGENNRDGQGNNLNFNCGEEGPSNDAQVQQLRQLLQRALLATNLLAQGTPMLCAGDELGHTQDGNNNPYCQDNATTWIDWSQIDTELLAFTRHVISLRHRLQPFANVWYSGIADAEGIYDLSWWNADGSVLQGSAWQLPQRRALGCLIGKPGSSGSPLLLLVNNAAHPEHFVLPRGHWQGLLDSSHPLGLADWQGAGTSELPVAAHSLLLLQQIIARN
- the malQ gene encoding 4-alpha-glucanotransferase; the protein is MPNSLMDLRRAGVVLHPTSLPGPHGSGDLGPNAYYFVDWLNKAGQTLWQTLPLGPVGPGFSPYMGSSVFAGNPMLVAFEPLADRGWLVAESLQVTFDDVKVDYPEVLPWRMARLREAFSGFVARATPQDHEAQAQWIASQQVWLEDYALFMALDQAHAPLLWPQWPSPLAQREPQALANARLEFANELAFWRFVQWQFDSQWQALKSYAHSKGVLMVGDLPIFVAHHGADCWARPDLYLLDASGQPRVVAGVPPDFFSSTGQRWGNPLYNWETMQTDGYLWWVERVRRQLALADVIRIDHFRGFMDYWEIPADEPTAVKGRWQNGPGDALFDALTQALGPLPIIAEDLGIITEAVVRLRERTGFPGMRVLQFAFSGDAHHPFLPHNFEPNTVVYTGTHDNDTVLGWWDSCSDHERAFVQRYLDLEGADVTWALLRAASMSVARLSLCQFQDILELGTEHRMNVPGTTSGCWTWRFSWDWVAPQASVKLAHITAASARVGFERLDLAA